A stretch of DNA from Acinetobacter sp. C26M:
TATGCAATTCATTGAAATACTGGCGACCACCGAAGTAATTCTTTTGAATGCCACGCATCACGCCATAGCCACCGTCATTCATGATCATCAGCACCATATTGGTATTTTCCTGTGCCATGGTTGCGATTTCACCAATGCCTAACATCAAACCGCCATCACCGACCAAGCCAATGACTTTCTTGTCTGGATTGGCAATCGATGCACCAATCGCCGTTGCCAGACCTAGACCAATTGCACCTGCTAGAGAATGAATATTCTGGTTTGGTGCCTGTACTGGGAATAAACGGCTGCCCCATGTACTGCCAGACATAGTAATGTCGCGTACAAAAATACCGTCTTGTGGTAATGCGGCACGTAAGTGATCGCAGATTAAAGCGTATTGATCCAACTGGATACGAAGCGCATCAATCGCAGCCTGTTTTGCCTTCACCATCGCTGCATCATATTCCGTATCGACTTTTGAGATACCTTGCAAGCCCGTCAATACGCGTTGCAACACATCTTTGGCATCACCACAAATAAAGTTACGAACTTTGTAATTACGTTGTTGTGCTACAGGATTGGCATCAATCTGGATAATATTGTCAGGGAACTGCACTGAATAGGTCTTGGTTTCATTACTACGTAAACGCGAACCCACCACTACCAATAGATCAGCCTCTTTAAGTAACTGCTCAACGCCAGCCGAGTTATGGAATGCACCTAAACTACGAGGATGATCATCTGCCAACACGCCACGTGCATGTGTTGATGACACTACAGGAATCCCAAGATCAGCAATGGCTTTGACTTCCGCAACGCTATTCAAGGTACCGCCACCAATCCAGAATACAGGACGT
This window harbors:
- a CDS encoding thiamine pyrophosphate-binding protein, with product MTERVNVGEAIARVLEAHQVDSMYGVISIHNLPIADAVGRREKIRFVAARGEAGAVTMADGHSRFKGLGVALTSTGAGSGNAVGSLIEAMNAGSPVLHLTGQVEREYLDRDASFIHETKDQLTFLRASSKAAFRITSPDNAVGVIREAIRVATTVPMGPVSVELPIDVQAAEIDLPLNLGPVKALELPQAEQVEVDLIVEELKKAKRPVFWIGGGTLNSVAEVKAIADLGIPVVSSTHARGVLADDHPRSLGAFHNSAGVEQLLKEADLLVVVGSRLRSNETKTYSVQFPDNIIQIDANPVAQQRNYKVRNFICGDAKDVLQRVLTGLQGISKVDTEYDAAMVKAKQAAIDALRIQLDQYALICDHLRAALPQDGIFVRDITMSGSTWGSRLFPVQAPNQNIHSLAGAIGLGLATAIGASIANPDKKVIGLVGDGGLMLGIGEIATMAQENTNMVLMIMNDGGYGVMRGIQKNYFGGRQYFNELHTPDYKVLGEAMGVKSWKVGSADEFKTVIQEAVDFQGPSVIELDMHSIGPLNFAGPPQKKLY